Proteins encoded by one window of Salvia splendens isolate huo1 chromosome 7, SspV2, whole genome shotgun sequence:
- the LOC121810827 gene encoding uncharacterized protein LOC121810827 gives MLTRSSRLPLEPINLEIEAANRRRGGRRRRARAQHQVEPMENPHGNNEGIPPPPPPLLNQDQIILQLQQEMAEMRREREEERRREAPVRDAFGNVNIPHPPYDTRVNANNFELKTGLIQFVEQRVFSGRPTEDPNRHLSKFLEIANTTKLNGVPDDTIKLRLFPFSLSGYARDWFDNLEPGSVTSWDDLAQKFLDRFFPLSSTLNLQAEISHFKMKGQESMFEAWERFNALLKKCPNHGLSPGHQVSLFYNGCSEFIKSQLDFGSGGSFLDKGVEECKKMLQRLAYTSKGWSSGRDSSMPVASVVYSDAFNLLNQQMMLLNQKVDGLSLGVAPMGEPLHTVEDVNYVHQGGNQRNFYNYRPNNGGGNYQGYRSPFNAHPNLSYGNPNNAIQPPPPPHFPTPSGSTSGAANVPTNSKPSSDDVTHELLKALMEKTDGIMTQSTKRIDKVETAVVEVTTRMGALEHQMSQIAQAVGQLHQPGQFPSNTIPNPKDCKAINLRSGTSYKSPPMPEKEAIVQPEEEETIEVEASTKSPPKDQAETIVPPKPTEVKLPFPQMMQKKKKDEQFSRFLDIFRKVQINIPLVEALQQMPSYAKFLKDVVSQKRKWGAL, from the coding sequence ATGCTCACGCGCTCAAGTCGTTTACCCCTTGAGCCGATTAATTTAGAGATAGAAGCCGCCaatagaagaagaggaggacgaAGGAGAAGAGCAAGAGCTCAACATCAAGTTGAGCCAATGGAAAATCCACATGGGAACAATGAGGGAATTccccctccacctccacctctaTTAAATCAAGACCAAATCATTCTCCAACTACAACAAGAAATGGCGGAGATGAGAAgggaaagagaggaggaaaggAGGCGAGAGGCTCCGGTTAGAGACGCATTTGGGAACGTCAATATCCCACATCCACCCTATGATACAAGGGTGAATGCCAACAATTTTGAGTTGAAGACAGGATTGATTCAATTTGTGGAGCAACGTGTTTTCTCGGGAAGGCCCACGGAGGATCCTAATAGGCACTTATCTAAATTCTTAGAGATTGCCAATACAACTAAGCTTAATGGGGTTCCCGACGATACAATCAAACTTAGGCTATTTCCATTCTCATTGTCGGGATATGCTAGAGATTGGTTTGATAACCTTGAGCCGGGCTCGGTTACAAGTTGGGACGACTTAGCCCAAAAGTTTTTGGATCGATTCTTCCCTCTAAGCTCCACTCTCAACCTCCAAGCAGAGATCTCCCACTTTAAAATGAAGGGCCAAGAGTCTATGTTCGAGGCTTGGGAGAGATTCAACGCCTTGCTAAAGAAATGCCCCAACCATGGGTTATCTCCGGGCCATCAAGTGAGCCTCTTCTACAATGGATGCTCGGAGTTTATCAAGAGTCAATTAGACTTTGGTTCGGGGGGTTCattcttggacaagggggtcgaGGAGTGCAAGAAGATGCTTCAAAGGCTTGCCTATACTAGCAAGGGTTGGAGCTCGGGCCGAGATAGTTCAATGCCGGTGGCTTCGGTTGTATATTCGGATGCATTCAATCTTCTCAACCAACAAATGATGTTGTTGAATCAAAAGGTGGATGGCCTTAGTTTGGGAGTGGCACCTATGGGAGAGCCTTTACATACCGTGGAAGATGTCAATTATGTGCATCAAGGAGGGAATCAAAGGAACTTCTACAACTATCGCCCTAACAATGGGGGTGGTAATTACCAAGGCTATCGCTCACCCTTCAATGCACATCCAAACCTTTCTTATGGCAATCCAAACAATGCTATccaaccacctccaccacctcatTTCCCTACACCTAGTGGGTCGACAAGTGGGGCCGCTAATGTGCCCACCAATTCTAAACCTTCAAGTGATGATGTCACCCATGAGCTTCTAAAAGCTCTAATGGAGAAGACCGATGGAATCATGACACAATCTACTAAGAGAATTGATAAGGTTGAGACGGCGGTAGTGGAGGTCACCACGAGAATGGGGGCTTTGGAGCATCAAATGAGTCAAATTGCCCAAGCCGTGGGCCAACTTCATCAACCGGGGCAATTCCCAAGCAACACCATTCCTAACCCAAAGGATTGCAAGGCTATCAATTTGAGGAGTGGAACAAGCTATAAGAGCCCCCCTATGCCCGAAAAGGAAGCTATTGTGCAACCCGAAGAAGAAGAGACAATAGAAGTGGAGGCATCAACGAAGAGCCCACCAAAAGATCAAGCCGAGACAATAGTTCCTCCTAAGCCCACGGAAGTTAAACTTCCTTTCCCTCAAatgatgcaaaagaaaaagaaggatgaacAATTTTCAAGATTTTTGGATATCTTTAGGAAAGTTCAAATTAACATCCCTCTTGTTGAAGCACTTCAACAAATGCCAAGTTATGCAAAGTTCCTCAAGGATGTGGTatcacaaaaaaggaaatggggGGCACTATGA
- the LOC121742301 gene encoding uncharacterized GPI-anchored protein At4g28100-like — MLKINLLTLLLLLLLHRSLAGLLSEPAKPVDSNTVPAFPVQTDSQTCRLDLSAELFGGVSAACGRNLDRSRCCPVLAAWLFAAHARSALQISAAPPPFSSDLPMMPDDSQKCVNTLQSSLAARDIHLPQANASCDAVLCFCGIRLHQITSLSCPAAFNVTGNYKNATPTAAVRNLERNCRNSSYSGCTKCLGALEKVTGGKNGTKGGGDGDRASKMLSRDCRLMGLTWLLARNKTAYIPTVSAVLRAIMYSAHPPHESTCSPDQENMPLAVDSLQFDKYNSSSAPAAFFLLPILPLMILSFLFL, encoded by the exons ATGCTCAAAATCAACCTCCTcactctcctcctcctcctcctcctccaccgctCCCTCGCCGGCCTCCTCTCCGAGCCGGCCAAGCCCGTCGACTCCAACACCGTCCCCGCCTTCCCCGTCCAGACCGACTCCCAGACCTGCCGCCTCGACCTCTCCGCCGAGCTCTTCGGCGGCGTCAGCGCCGCCTGCGGCCGCAACCTCGACCGCAGCCGCTGCTGCCCCGTCCTCGCCGCCTGGCTCTTCGCCGCCCACGCCCGATCCGCGCTCCAGATCtccgccgcgccgccgccgtTCTCCTCCGACCTCCCGATGATGCCCGACGACTCGCAAAAATGCGTCAACACGCTCCAGTCCTCCCTCGCCGCCCGCGACATCCACCTCCCCCAGGCCAACGCCTCGTGCGACGCCGTTTTGTGCTTCTGCGGGATCCGCCTCCACCAGATCACGTCCCTCAGCTGCCCCGCCGCCTTCAACGTCACCGGTAATTACAAAAACGCCACGCCGACCGCCGCCGTCAGGAATCTGGAGCGGAATTGCAGGAATTCGTCCTATTCCGGTTGCACAAAATGCCTCGGCGCGCTGGAGAAG GTGACCGGTGGCAAAAACGGAACAAAAGGAGGAGGTGATGGCGATCGTGCGAGCAAAATGCTGAGCCGGGACTGCCGGCTGATGGGGCTGACGTGGCTGCTGGCCCGCAACAAGACGGCTTACATTCCCACCGTCTCTGCCGTATTGCGCGCCATAATGTACAGCGCGCACCCTCCGCACGAGTCCACCTGCTCCCCGGACCAGGAGAACATGCCCCTCGCCGTGGACTCTCTGCAGTTCGACAAATATAACTCCTCGTCGGCTCCGGCGGCCTTTTTTCTTCTTCCGATTCTACCCCTGATGattctttcctttcttttccTGTAG